A single genomic interval of Spirochaetota bacterium harbors:
- a CDS encoding DUF362 domain-containing protein, translating into MNNGSYKRIVSIVRYAEPLESVRRAVDLCQGLDNIRANAKIFIKPNVVFWTRSAPFPKWGVITTSRVIEDIATLLKERGFSNITIGEGMVTHDPKDKKTHDDAFEKLGYNCLSRRYGIKCINVHTRPFTKVDLGGGVELNLNSDILESDFVINIPVLKTHAQTVVSLGIKNIKGLLDINSRKKCHSADPEGNLNYMISKLPKALPPGLTLLDGIYTIERGPIFDGRARRSDILAASTDMLSADMVGAGVLGYSPLEVPHIHAVAEGCKRPPDLSDINIVGESLESVASRHEYLFPYTEDETLPLPMKKMGIKGLSYRKYDLSLCTYCSFLNGPILSAIAKSWKGDPWKDVEVLTGKMMKPTPGMRKTILLGKCMCQANKDHPDINEMIPIKGCPPSRRQIIEAFHRANIPIDPSYIEDVGKIPGLFMRSYEGRAEFDESFFTIQ; encoded by the coding sequence ATGAATAATGGATCATACAAAAGGATTGTTTCCATTGTGCGTTATGCTGAACCATTGGAGTCGGTTAGGAGAGCTGTAGACCTATGTCAGGGTCTTGATAACATCCGGGCCAATGCGAAGATATTTATTAAACCTAACGTGGTCTTCTGGACTCGTTCCGCGCCCTTTCCCAAATGGGGCGTCATCACAACATCCCGTGTTATAGAAGATATTGCAACCCTCTTAAAGGAACGAGGATTTTCAAACATTACGATAGGTGAAGGCATGGTCACCCATGATCCAAAAGATAAGAAGACGCATGATGATGCCTTTGAAAAGCTTGGTTACAATTGTCTTTCTAGGCGTTATGGGATCAAGTGCATCAATGTCCACACCAGGCCCTTTACAAAAGTTGATCTTGGGGGAGGTGTTGAGCTGAATCTTAATTCGGACATACTCGAAAGCGATTTTGTCATTAACATACCTGTGCTTAAAACCCACGCACAGACCGTGGTAAGTCTTGGCATCAAGAATATTAAAGGCCTGCTGGATATAAACTCACGAAAAAAATGCCATAGCGCTGATCCTGAAGGTAATCTTAATTATATGATATCAAAGCTCCCCAAGGCGCTTCCGCCAGGTCTCACCCTTCTGGATGGGATCTACACCATTGAACGCGGCCCTATCTTTGACGGAAGGGCGAGGAGGAGCGACATCCTGGCAGCCTCAACTGACATGCTTTCAGCGGACATGGTCGGCGCCGGTGTTCTGGGGTATAGTCCATTAGAGGTGCCCCATATCCATGCTGTGGCTGAGGGCTGCAAAAGACCTCCGGACCTCTCAGATATTAATATTGTTGGAGAATCTCTCGAATCAGTAGCCTCGCGTCATGAATATCTTTTTCCCTATACAGAGGATGAGACGCTTCCCCTTCCAATGAAAAAGATGGGCATCAAGGGCCTCTCCTATCGCAAGTATGATCTCAGCCTTTGCACATACTGTTCATTTTTGAATGGCCCCATCCTTAGCGCAATTGCCAAGAGCTGGAAGGGCGATCCGTGGAAGGATGTGGAGGTGCTAACCGGAAAGATGATGAAGCCCACACCAGGGATGAGAAAGACAATTTTGCTGGGCAAGTGCATGTGCCAGGCCAACAAGGATCATCCCGATATAAACGAAATGATTCCCATCAAGGGGTGCCCGCCATCGAGAAGGCAGATCATAGAGGCTTTTCATAGGGCAAACATTCCCATTGATCCCTCCTATATAGAGGATGTGGGTAAAATCCCCGGGCTCTTTATGCGAAGCTATGAGGGGAGAGCGGAATTTGATGAGTCCTTTTTCACTATCCAATAA
- a CDS encoding (Fe-S)-binding protein, protein MIKNEYYNLSVSSPRCTMDDNSPWAIDFRLYEDISHLFPYINSIAPDSRYFTNPHYIRFSLDGKNCVLYPRSVIITPLEDRVQARQFIDRFFSFINDIEARMNFVEPDDSVFTQAPVIEIYKKLPGTNCGDCGYKTCMAFACAVGAGEIELACCKAPASL, encoded by the coding sequence ATGATCAAAAACGAATATTATAATCTTTCTGTCTCTTCACCAAGATGCACAATGGATGATAATTCACCATGGGCAATAGATTTCAGGTTGTATGAGGATATTTCGCATCTTTTCCCATACATAAATTCAATAGCGCCGGATTCCAGATACTTCACCAATCCGCATTATATCAGATTTTCGCTTGACGGGAAAAACTGCGTGCTTTATCCCAGATCTGTCATCATCACACCCCTTGAAGATCGCGTTCAGGCGCGGCAATTTATTGATCGGTTTTTTTCATTTATCAATGATATTGAAGCGAGGATGAATTTTGTTGAGCCTGATGATTCGGTGTTTACACAAGCGCCTGTAATTGAAATCTACAAAAAGCTTCCAGGTACCAACTGCGGGGACTGCGGCTACAAGACCTGTATGGCTTTTGCCTGTGCGGTAGGCGCTGGAGAGATCGAGCTTGCATGCTGCAAAGCGCCTGCATCCCTATGA